A region from the Acyrthosiphon pisum isolate AL4f chromosome A1, pea_aphid_22Mar2018_4r6ur, whole genome shotgun sequence genome encodes:
- the LOC100158855 gene encoding fatty acid synthase isoform X1 codes for MEDKEDIFEVVISGVGGKFPMSENMDELRINLNNKVNMVTESDCRWNKDEWSGVPAATGKISVHQKLDDTFMGMNSRIVKALDPLTRCLLERVYEAIIDAGLNPKHLYGSKTSVYTASCVSDSEAIGCDEKLTTPFWLLAHVRALLANRVSNIFNLQGPSYTIDSSWIGGIEVLKQAAADVAKGRIKSALVGVTNIIWHPDMAKHWIGLDKLSADGICRSFDENASGYGRSEGVVVLLLQRSTDALRSYGTILHCDARLCMEKAINFIRPSEDSFREFFKSFYEDCKVSPENVSYLESDGSACKYYEEKELNVSSDIFCENKRISPLLIGSIKSNLGHTEGASSLVAIVKALIALDSGIIPPNINYVTPNIKIEALKKEKMKVVTEPTKLEGTIVATTTLGMPSSIGHVLLKQNPKTKLYPQLGPSQRLVILSSRTEKGISEAIDRVKSLPRDDEYLGLIQNAFSENITGHFHRGYAVLNEEASPTFGVQEIGEFNRPVWFVFAGMGSQWPGMASDLMEIPCFADSVKRCDKYIRPIGYDIFDILTNPDPEVLKQKPMISFLAITTMHIAFVDLLAKLGIHPDFMFGHSLGENGCAYADGCFSTYETLMAAYARGKVSEFLKPEKGLMAAVGLNYQNIPDLPSSIDIGCHNSEDNVTLSGPSDDMENYLETLKKRNVFVRTVNSNGIAYHSRLVRRQAEFVQKFIEKAVPNPKKRSSRWISTSIPEANWNSELAQWSSGKYHANNFKKTVYFSEACQKIPKNVIVIEIAPHGLFQGILKSALDSSCKIVSVAKRGSKSPLKHFLTTLGELYSSGLHFNLDTIYPPPEYPVSRGTPSLAPLVSWNHEETWPINTYYGNSNSDYVQLCLRDKTSRHLLGHKVNDAVVVPLSFFITEVLKSLENKQSAILNKSHQTIFENVFVHTPLISTAEESNGFYTQIQPGTGSFEVIESRHVLLSGLVYTDDSNHLISPEPPTDYEVNIENEWISDNEIYKVFSENNINFSTPYCTIQKILIHDKGFLANIFWKNDLNINLNSMMQLKMFADLQSYHDLPLLPSWFRSLVIDSEIIKNINHGSMVYITFDTRTNVIRGPGIEIETLKTSIFPTIEPMPIHLNIQKVQFIEQPNPKIQNFMQFLSICMQLVKNTVHSSSKLKTKLKINDAIFVESFKRVFEIQPFLKADVEEYSNFQITDLLSNHVLLLVTEHLNEKLNKDIKNCAGKVFVLIKNSTVDDTYTTIVRYEHNGSIYRLITRLVKLPNKILEVSTKNSSWTDNIEQGLKLLSSNVSPIVLIKNDSENSLQVVQKIENIKSMIDFRYVLLYDDVKLFDLTKTFFREQLFKGLRQNILKNNSWGSYTILPCMDNLSTELNTNELQKYVNPKSEFSIKYIGSFKTNLMEDEVCTQYSGIDNEGKSVMGILKYKSKNKRYEIDNILKWYVDSEMTLEESGKCPLAYSMAYYCIVSKARVKVGDSILIHNGCSQDGQAFIRVALGFNCKIYVTTYNNDQSDFIKSLFPKLSSGNILDLNNSKFEIQLMSLTKGKGCDIVINAIPTEFLLASLRCVKPFGSFIHIGSQDVNVHTEIGMNMFLKNISLYGVQDLLNIVNSPIETKNQLKQLVENGIKNKIVSKLYEEISKTNKTSTNNVHNSEKLIETNNSDHSFVKKEMAYIIIGSATNLWIKTVNWLLQQEAKKLIFIIDGTNSVMRRSQRTIYSLIQRYSDVSFIMTSAERFNTTKEGETLLREFVSYSKIEALFCVEMSVTKLKNIDKACRNVLPDLKHFICMQSDAIEVCESRSNANYNCINVQCDKSVRKPEIILKYMNKLIESVNDSKPVSVIFDDPLISKHDNFDSISEYLPKTIKELLELNIDLPEYPRFEQCTSKSIPNTGNNSLLPVFIIPGLGVSRIQPLINQIMHPVFCAKFPSYINSVENAALGLLWPLKQIQSEGPFTIVGETWGGNIAVELAKIMEGFGETVNLILLDGCPSDNKKRLKLVDNFDFKQLSGNSEAKEKINSSIDVLMNQLSAVKDFIPNNTQLAANTVIARPSTSDILDSCINFEKVCLQIIIYIYNTFSLFNFTIFLYCIYKLFSFYSTIVAN; via the exons ATGGAGGACAAGGAAGACATTTTTGAAGTCGTCATATCCGGCGTGGGTGGCAAATTCCCCATGTCGGAAAACATGGATGAACTAAGAATAAATTTGAACAACAAAGTGAATATGGTAACCGAAAGTGATTGCAGATGGAATAAAG atgAATGGTCAGGAGTTCCAGCTGCTACAGGAAAAATAAGCGTACATCAAAAACTGGATGATACATTTATGGGAATGAATTCACGAATCGTAAAAGCATTGGATCCTTTGACAAGATGTTTATTGGAAAGAGTTTACGAAGCAATAATTGATGcag GACTGAATCCGAAACATCTCTACGGATCAAAAACTTCTGTTTACACGGCTTCATGTGTCAGTGATAGTGAAGCGATTGGATGTGATGAGAAATTAACTACACCATTTTGGCTCCTTGCACATGTTAGAGCTCTTTTGGCAAATAGAGTTtctaacatatttaatttacaaggaCCAAGCTATACAATTGATTCATCTTGGATTGGTGGTATAGAAGTTTTAAAACAAGCTGCAGCGGATGTAGCAAAAGGGAGGATTAAATCAGCATTGGTTGGCGTAACCAATATTATTTGGCATCCAGATATGGCGAAACATTGGATAGGATTAGATAAGCTTAGTGCTGATGGAATTTGCAGGTCATTCGACGAAAATG CAAGTGGATACGGTCGAAGCGAAGGTGTTGTTGTACTTCTACTCCAAAGGTCTACTGATGCATTACGTTCTTATGGTACTATTCTGCACTGTGATGCTAGACTTTGTATGGAAAAAGCGATCAACTTTATACGACCATCCGAAGATTCATTCCGtgaatttttcaaatcattCTATGAAGATTGTAAAGTTTCACCAGAAAATGTTTCTTATTTAGAATCCGATGGATCTGCTTGCAAA tattacgAAGAAAAAGAGCTTAACGTATCATCAGACATTTTCTGTGAAAATAAAAGGATCTCTCCTTTATTAATTGGATCAATAAAAAGTAACTTAGGACATACCGAAGGTGCATCGAGTTTGGTAGCAATTGTGAAAGCATTAATAGCGTTAGATTCTGGCATTATTCCACCTAATATCAACTATGtaacaccaaatattaaaattgaagctttgaaaaaagaaaaaatgaag gtGGTCACGGAACCTACAAAGTTAGAGGGGACTATTGTTGCAACAACAACTTTGGGAATGCCATCATCCATTGGTCATGTTCTACTTAAACAGAATCCCAAAACAAAGTTGTATCCTCAACTGGGACCTAGTCAAAGATTAGTTATATTGTCATCAAGAACAGAAAAAGGAATTTCTGAAGCAATAGACAGAGTCAAATCTTTGCCTAGGGATGATGAATATTTAGGACTTATTCAAAATGCCTTCAGTGAAAATATAACTGGCCATTTCCACAGAGGTTATGCAGTACTTAACGAAGAAGCTTCACCAACATTTGGCGTACAA gaGATAGGCGAATTCAATCGTCCAGTATGGTTTGTTTTTGCTGGTATGGGATCACAGTGGCCTGGAATGGCGTCAGATCTAATGGAAATACCATGTTTTGCTGATAGTGTTAAACGATGTGATAAATACATTCGTCCTATTGGATACGatatatttgacatattaaCAAATCCAGATCCTGAAGTTCTTAAACAAAAACCAATGATTTCATTCTTAGCAATAACTACTATGCAC ATCGCATTTGTAGATCTATTAGCGAAGCTCGGTATTCACCCCGATTTTATGTTTGGTCATTCTTTGGGTGAAAATGGATGCGCTTATGCTGATGGATGTTTCAGTACGTATGAAACTTTAATGGCAGCATATGCTAGAGGCAAAGTATCCGAATTCTTAAAGCCTGAAAAAGGCCTCATGGCAGCGGTAG gtttaaattatcaaaatatacctGATTTGCCATCTAGTATTGATATAGGATGCCATAATTCTGAAGATAATGTTACTTTATCTGGTCCTTCTGATGACATGGAAAATTACTTGGAGACTCTGAAGAAACGAAACGTTTTTGTTAGAACTGTAAATTCAAATGGGATTGCGTATCATTCAAGATTGGTCAGAAGACAAGCTGAATTTGTTcagaaatttattgaaaaa gcTGTACCAAATCCAAAGAAACGATCTTCAAGATGGATATCAACTTCTATACCGGAAGCTAATTGGAATAGTGAATTAGCACAATGGAGCTCTGGAAAATATCatgcaaataattttaagaaaactgtttatttttccGAAGCATGtcaaaaaatacctaaaaatgttatagtcATAGAAATAGCTCCTCACGGTCTATTTCAAGGAATATTAAAATCAGCCTTAGATAGTTCATGTAAAATTGTCTCTGTAGCAAAACGAGGAAGTAAAAGTCCACTAAAACATTTTCTAACAACACTTGGTGAACTCTATTCTAGTGGTCTTCACTTTAATTTGGATACAATCTACCCTCCACCAGAATATCCTGTTTCGAGAGGAACTCCGAGCTTAGCCCCTCTTGTATCTTGGAACCACGAAGAAACTTGGCcaattaacacatattatggCAAT tCTAATTCAGACTATGTACAACTTTGTCTACGTGATAAAACTTCAAGACATCTATTAGGACATAAAGTCAATGATGCAGTTGTGGTGCCTCTATCATTTTTCATT ACAGAAGTGTTGAAATCACTAGAAAATAAGCAATCAGCTATCTTAAATAAATCACACcaaacaatatttgaaaacGTTTTTGTTCATACACCTCTAATTTCGACCGCTGAAG aatccAACGGTTTTTATACACAAATTCAACCAGGTACTGGTTCTTTTGAAGTGATTGAATCTCGACATGTATTATTATCTGGATTGGTATACACTGATGATAGCAACCATCTTATTAGTCCAGAACCACCAACAGATTATGAagttaatattgaaaatgaatGGATATcagataatgaaatatataaagtattttctgaaaataatattaatttctcaaCTCCTTATTGTACCATTCAAAAAATCCTTATTCACGATAAAG gTTTCTTGGcaaatatattttggaaaaacgaTCTCAACATCAATCTCAACTCAATGatgcagttaaaaatgtttgctGATCTTCAATCATATCATGACTTACCTTTGCTTCCATCTTGGTTTAGAAGTTTAGTTATCGATAgtgaaataatcaaaaatattaatcatggATCGATGgtttatattacatttgataCTAGAACTAATGTTATTAGAGGGCCCGGGATagaaattgaaactttaaaGACTTCAATTTTTCCAACAATTGAGCCAATGcctatacatttgaatattcaaAAAGTACAATTTATCGAACAACCAAATCCTAAAAttcaa aattttatgcAGTTTTTAAGCATTTGTATGCAACTGGTCAAAAATACGGTACACTCGTCatcaaagttaaaaacaaaattaaaaattaatgatgctATATTTGTAGAATCATTTAAAAGGGTTTTTGAAATACAGCCATTTTTAAAG GCAGATGTTGAAgaatattcaaattttcaaataacagATTTATTATCCAATCATGTATTACTTTTAGTAACTGAacatttaaacgaaaaattaaataaagatataaaaaattgcGCAGGAAAagtatttgttttgataaagaATTCAACTGTTGATGATACGTATACCACAATTGTTCGATATGAGCATAATGGTTCTATTTATCGTCTAATAACAAGACTAGTGAAATTACCGAACAAAATTTTAGAGGTTAGCACTAAAAATAGTTCATGGACAGATAACATAGAACAAggacttaaattattatctagtaACGTTTCACCAatagttttgattaaaaatgattCAGAAAATTCATTGCAAGTggtacaaaaaattgaaaatatcaaatcTATGATTGATTTtag ATACGTCTTACTTTACGATGatgtaaaattgtttgatttgacCAAGACCTTCTTCAGGGAACAACTATTTAAAGGGTTAAGGCaaaacatattgaaaaataatagctGGGGAAGTTATACCATACTTCCTTGTATGGATAATCTTTCTACTGAGTTAAATACTAATGAGTTGCAAAAATATGTTAATCCGAAAag tgAATTCTCCATCAAGTATATAGGatcttttaaaacaaatttaatg GAAGATGAAGTATGTACTCAATACTCGGGTATAGACAATGAAGGAAAAAGTGTAatgggtattttaaaatataaatctaaaaataagcGATACGAAATCGATAATATTCTAAAGTGGTATGTAGATTCTGAAATGACCTTGGAAGAATCAGGAAAGTGTCCATTAGCTTACTCAAtg GCTTACTATTGTATTGTAAGCAAAGCACGTGTTAAAGTTGGAGATTCAATTCTTATACATAATGGGTGTTCACAAGATGGACAAGCATTTATAAGAGTTGCCCTTGGATTTAATTGTAAGATCTACGTAACTACATATAATAATGACCAATCTGactttataaaaagtttatttccAAAG ttgagtAGCGGCAATATACTAGATCTCAATAATAGCAAGTTTGAAATACAACTAATGAGTTTAACAAAGGGAAAAGGATGTGACATCGTTATCAATGCTATACCAACTGAATTCCTGTTGGCTTCTCTTCGATGTGTTAAACCGTTTGGCTCATTTATACACATAGGTTCACAAGATGTGAATGTTCATACAGAAATTG GCatgaatatgtttttaaaaaatatttcattatacgGTGTACAAGACTTATTAAACATAGTTAATTCTCCTATCGAAACCAAAAACCAACTCAAGCAGCTTGTTGAAAATGGTATCAAGAATAAAATAGTTAGTAAATTATATGaagaaatttcaaaaacaaataagacATCTACTAAcaa TGTCCATAATTCAGAGAAACTAATTGAAACAAATAACTCAGATCATAGTTTTGTTAAAAAAGAAATGGCATACATAATTATTGGTTCTGCGACGAATTTATGGATTAAAACAGTTAACTGGCTTCTTCAACAAGAggcaaaaaaattgatattcatCATTGATGGTACCAATTCAGTAATGAGAAGGAGTCAAAGAACTATATATTCACTAATTCAAAGGTACTCCGATGTTTCGTTTATAATGACTTCGGCTGAAAGGTTTAATACTACAAAAGAGGGAGAAACATTGTTACGGGAATTCGTGTCATATTCGAAAATTGAAGCTTTGTTTTGTGTAGAAATG AGTGTCACAAAGTTAAAGAACATTGATAAAGCTTGTAGAAATGTTTTACCAGACTTAAAACATTTCATATGCATGCAGAGTGATGCGATTGAAGTCTGTGAATCAAGAAGCAAcgcaaattataattgtattaacgtGCAGTGTGATAAATCCGTTCGAAAACcagaaatcatattaaaatacatgaaTAAATTGATAGAATCTGTAAATGATTCTAAACCCGTTTCAGTCATTTTTGATGATCCGTTAATATCTAAACATG atAACTTTGATTCAATCTCAGAATATTTACCGAAAACCATCAAAGAATTACTTGAACTCAATATAGATTTGCCGGAATATCCACGATTTGAACAATGTACATccaaaagtattccaaatactggTAATAATAGTCTATTACCGGTGTTCATTATTCCTGGATTAGGAGTTTCGCGGATACAACCTTTAATCAATCAAATTATGCATCCAGTATTTTGTGCTAAATTTCCGTCGTACATTAACTCGGTCGAAAATGCAGCGCTAGGTTTACTATGG CCTTTGAAACAAATTCAATCGGAAGGACCATTCACGATTGTCGGCGAAACATGGGGTGGAAATATTGCGGTGGAGCTTGCAAAGATAATGGAAGGATTTGGTGAAACCGTCAACCTTATATTACTGGATGGCTGTCCTTCTGATAATAAAAAGCGTTTAAAACTCGTAGATAACTTCGATTTTAAACAATTGAGTGGAAATTCGGAAGCAAAG gaaaaaattaatagttcgATAGATGTGCTTATGAACCAATTAAGTGCAGTTAAAGATTTCATTCCTAATAATACTCAACTTGCAGCGAATACGGTCATCGCTAGACCATCTACTTCGGATATTTTAGACtcctgtattaattttgaaaaagtatgtttacaaataattatatatatatataatacatttagtttgtttaattttaccatatttttatattgcatttataaattattttctttttacagTACCATTGTGGCAAACTAA